In one Aeromicrobium erythreum genomic region, the following are encoded:
- a CDS encoding RHS repeat-associated core domain-containing protein, producing the protein MVEIVSRLRPISAMSATANSLWYRGQARDGSTGSYQLGTRTYDPSDAAFTTPDTYRVAAPPTDLSVTTDPLTANTYTYVNGNPVNMMDPDGHRVTCTEGPSPCSVTENGKTRETGKTVRPDGSIYTAAELQRRGEAELAASMSRREALAKKAAAEFDWKGALVDLGVEASGLGDIKRCVMDRDVGACAWAVAGTAGAAIFKAGKTIKKVKNLIDNVRSFNAAKRAASAALSKLDGQISKQAAELKSLAAKVKRSPSSSAGGARKASAKTEAPRRGGGGSSKKSAPSDRGSGRGLNKYGGSLDETSSNAAGGRIFTSTGAIDQDDLTPIVQSAVMRDDEVHILSGVHGFADGTTEGHRAFFDEDVVAFGDLPGVSVYDIDSMSPAEVGAVMEKPGTIIGGFCESRACLKR; encoded by the coding sequence GTGGTGGAGATCGTCTCGCGGTTGCGGCCGATCTCCGCGATGAGTGCGACGGCGAACAGCCTTTGGTACCGCGGGCAGGCGCGTGACGGGTCGACGGGTTCGTACCAGCTGGGCACGCGCACGTACGACCCGTCGGATGCGGCGTTCACGACGCCGGACACGTATCGGGTGGCTGCGCCTCCGACGGACCTGTCGGTGACGACTGATCCGTTGACGGCGAACACGTACACGTACGTGAACGGCAACCCCGTCAACATGATGGATCCCGATGGTCACCGGGTGACGTGCACGGAGGGGCCGAGTCCGTGCAGCGTGACGGAGAACGGGAAGACTCGTGAGACGGGCAAGACGGTTCGTCCGGATGGGTCGATCTACACGGCGGCTGAGCTGCAGCGTCGGGGTGAGGCGGAGCTGGCGGCGTCGATGTCGCGTCGCGAGGCGTTGGCGAAGAAGGCTGCTGCGGAGTTCGACTGGAAGGGCGCGTTGGTCGATCTGGGGGTCGAGGCCTCGGGTCTGGGTGACATCAAGCGGTGCGTGATGGACCGCGACGTCGGCGCGTGTGCGTGGGCGGTCGCGGGGACGGCTGGGGCGGCGATCTTCAAGGCCGGCAAGACGATCAAGAAGGTCAAGAACTTGATCGACAACGTCCGTTCGTTCAACGCCGCGAAGCGGGCTGCGTCGGCGGCGTTGAGCAAGCTCGATGGGCAGATCTCGAAGCAGGCGGCGGAGCTGAAGTCGCTGGCGGCGAAGGTGAAGCGTTCACCGAGCAGTAGTGCTGGTGGTGCTCGCAAGGCGAGTGCGAAGACGGAGGCTCCGAGGCGCGGGGGTGGGGGCAGCAGCAAGAAGTCTGCACCTAGTGACCGAGGTTCAGGCCGAGGGCTGAACAAGTACGGTGGATCTCTAGACGAGACAAGCAGCAACGCAGCGGGCGGCCGGATCTTTACCTCGACGGGGGCCATCGATCAGGATGATCTGACTCCAATTGTCCAGTCTGCCGTCATGCGGGATGATGAGGTTCACATCCTGAGCGGTGTTCATGGGTTTGCTGACGGCACCACAGAGGGACATCGTGCGTTCTTCGATGAGGATGTCGTGGCGTTCGGCGACCTCCCTGGAGTCAGCGTCTACGACATCGACTCGATGTCGCCGGCTGAGGTAGGTGCGGTCATGGAGAAGCCGGGCACGATTATTGGGGGGTTCTGCGAAAGTCGAGCCTGTCTAAAGCGGTGA